The following nucleotide sequence is from Juglans microcarpa x Juglans regia isolate MS1-56 chromosome 6D, Jm3101_v1.0, whole genome shotgun sequence.
GTGGCCCTGTTGGTGGGGGTACAACACAGGGGCTCAAACACCGGTGGGCTTGGAACAAAGCCGAAAGGTGATGGAACGTACGAAGGTGGGTTTGGGGTGTAACTTGGTGGGCTCAATGTGGGCCCAGGTGGGCCCGGAACATAGATAGGAGGACTATTTCCAACTTGTGGTGGGCCCGATATGATGCTCGGTGGGCTCGGAACGATCTCTGGTGGATTGGGGGTGGGATTAAATTCCGGTGGGCCTGGAGTCGTGCTCGTTGGGCTCGGAGGTGGGCTTTGGATTGGGAGAATTGGTGGGAGATAGTTAAGGGGCGTTGGTGGTGGTGATGAGGGCGTGTATCCTAAAGGGGTTGGAATGGATGTTGAGGGAGGTAGTGGGGTATTGGGTGGATAAATGCAGGATGGAGGAACATTTTCAGGCCAGGGCATTGGACCTAGGGACTCAAATGGTGGTAAAGAAAATGGTGAACTCACACTGTAGGGTTGGGCGTTTGATGAATCCAGCATTGGATCAATGTCTAAGTGCTTTGTGACTTTCACTTTCTTTGTAGTTTTGAGGACTGAACTTCTGGGTTGCCTTGGACGTTTGAGTTGTTGCACTGATCTT
It contains:
- the LOC121234375 gene encoding LOW QUALITY PROTEIN: extensin (The sequence of the model RefSeq protein was modified relative to this genomic sequence to represent the inferred CDS: inserted 2 bases in 1 codon), which gives rise to MEASRCYMRARFLLLFITMAAIFLTDCEARRSVQQLKRPRQPRSSVLKTTKKVKVTKHLDIDPMLDSSNAQPYSVSSPFSLPPFESLGPMPWPENVPPSCIYPPNTPLPPSTSIPTPLGYTPSSPPPTPLNYLPPILPIQSPPPSPTSTTPGPPEFNPTPNPPEIVPSPPSIISGPPQVGNSPPIYVPGPPGPTLSPPSYTPNPPSYVPSPFGFVPSPPVFEXPCVVPPPTGPPPPHTAPSAALWCVAKPTVPDPIIQEAMDYACWSGADCASIEPAGSCFNPNTLFAHASYAFNSYWQRTKVAGGTCEFGGTAMLVTVDPSYDGCHFIYF